Proteins from a single region of Choloepus didactylus isolate mChoDid1 chromosome 10, mChoDid1.pri, whole genome shotgun sequence:
- the ARID3C gene encoding AT-rich interactive domain-containing protein 3C codes for MEALQRQQAARLAREVGPLAPPRLPPPRPPLPGPRPLQALEGALGEVGAEEEEEDEEEGKEAGAEEEAAEESCQGAWGPCSPTSQPPGPHPHEWTYEEQFKQLYELDADPKRKEFLDDLFSFMQKRGTPVNRVPIMAKQVLDLYALFRLVTAKGGLVEVINRKVWREVTRGLSLPTTITSAAFTLRTQYMKYLYPYECETRALSSPGELQAAIDSNRREGRRQAYGATPQFGLAGPPPRSGPGPASGPGPAPPALGPVQGSAPGLPAHACAQMSPSPVKKEERGIPTHRLALPVGLALGPVREKLAPEEPPEKKAVLMGPMDPPPPGASPSFLPRGKVPLREEQLDGPLSLAGSGISSINMALEINGVVYTGILFARRQPVPASQGPANTAPLPTTSS; via the exons ATGGAGGCCCTGCAGAGGCAGCAGGCAGCTCGGCTGGCCCGGGAGGTGGGGCCATTGGCTCCTCCTCGCCTGCCGCCACCAAGGCCTCCCCTGCCTGGACCCCGGCCCCTGCAGGCCCTTGAGGGGGCCTTGGGGGAGGTTGGGgctgaggaagaggaagaagacgaagaggaggggaaagaagCCGGGGCAGAGGAGGAGGCAGCTGAAGAGAGCTGTCAAGGAGCATGGGGCCCCTGCTCGCCTACCAGTCAGCCCCCCGGACCTCATCCTCACGAGTGGACCTATGAGGAACAGTTCAAGCAG CTCTACGAACTCGATGCAGATCCCAAGAGGAAGGAATTTCTGGATGACCTGTTTAGCTTCATGCAGAAGAGGG GGACGCCGGTGAACCGCGTGCCCATCATGGCAAAGCAAGTGCTGGACCTGTACGCGCTGTTTCGCCTGGTGACGGCCAAGGGCGGCCTGGTGGAGGTCATCAACCGCAAGGTGTGGCGGGAGGTCACGCGCGGCCTCAGCCTGCCCACCACGATCACCTCCGCCGCCTTCACTCTACGTACACA GTACATGAAGTACCTGTACCCGTACGAGTGCGAGACGCGGGCGCTTAGCTCCCCTGGGGAGCTCCAGGCCGCCATCGACAGCAATCGGCGTGAGGGCCGTCGCCAGGCTTATGGAGCCACCCCGCAGTTCGGCTTGGCTGGTCCGCCCCCTCGGAGCGGTCCTGGCCCCGCCTCAGGTCCTGGCCCTGCCCCGCCAGCGCTCGGGCCTGTCCAGGGCTCCGCCCCCGGCCTCCCGGCGCACGCATGCGCCCAGATGAGCCCAAGCCCCGTTAAGAAAG AGGAGAGAGGAATTCCCACTCATCGTCTGGCACTGCCTGTGGGCTTGGCCCTGGGACCTGTGCGAGAGAAGTTGGCACCCGAGGAGCCGCCAGAGAAGAAGGCTGTGCTCATGGGGCCCATGGACCCACCTCCACCTGGGGCATCCCCCAGTTTCCTGCCCCGTGGCAAGGTCCCGCTGAGGG AAGAGCAGCTGGATGGGCCTCTCAGTCTGGCAGGCAGTGGCATCAGCAGTATCAACATGGCCCTAGAGATCAACGGGGTGGTCTACACTG GCATCCTCTTTGCCCGCCGCCAGCCTGTGCCAGCTTCCCAGGGCCCAGCCAACACTGCACCCCTGCCCACTACCTCATCCTGA